The genomic window GCGGGTGGCCAGCGACCGCAAGGCCCTGCACGACCAGCTCAGTGCGGCCCTCGACCAGGTGAGCACCGAGGTCGATGCGCTCGATGACCTCAAGGTCATTGCCGGCGACGAGTTCCAGGCCACCTTTGCCGCCGTGGGTGAGGCGTTGTATGCCGCGCTCCTCCTCCGCCTGCGACTCGACCCTGACATCGACGTGCGGATCGGCGTCGGCTGGGGCCCGGTGACCGTCCTCGACGCGGCGCACAGCACGCAGGACGGGCCCGGCTGGTGGGCAGCCCGCGCGGCGATCGAGTGGGTTGAGGAGCGCCAGGGTGTCGTGGGGTTCGAGCGGGTGCGCACGGCCTACCGGCCCGCACCGGACCCCGACGGCCCGCGCGCCGAGCAGACACCGGCAGTGGTTGGCCCCTCCGCCGCCGCGGTCAATGCGGCCCTGCTCTGTCAGGACCATCTGGTTGGCTCGATGGATCAACGATCGAGATTCATCTTGGAGGGGCTCATGCATGGTCGCACCCAGACCCAGCTGGCGCAGGAGCTGGGGTTGACTCGTCAGGCGGTCAACCAGCGCCGCAAGCATGATGGCCTGGCCATCGCGGTGGAGGCGGCCCGCAGTCTGCGGTCGGTGCAGTGAGCTCTCTCGCGATCCTGCTGATCGCCGTCGGTCTGGCCGACCTGGTCGCGGCTCGTGGGTGGCGGACCCCGCAGACCGGCCGTCTGGTCGGCGCGTGGGCCGGCCTCGCCTCGATCGCCGTGCTGGCGGCGTTGTCCGGCCTCGGTGGCTGGGGCGACCTGGCTCTGCTCGTGGTGGCCGGGCTCACCACCGCCTCCTGGGTCATCTTGACCGAGCGCGCTGAGCGCACTGACCGCGGTCAGGGGCTGGCGCTGTCCGCCCTGGCCGGAGGGGCCGGGCTCGTCGTGCTGCTGAGCGGCTGGTCCACGCCGGTCGCCGGCGCGGTGGCGCGCTGGCTGGACTGGACCGCGATCGACCGGCTCGACTCGCTGGACCCCACTCGCCTGCTGCTGCTGGCCGGTCTGTTCCTGACCCAGCTGTCGACCGGCAACCTCGTCGTCAGGCTGGTGCTCGCCCACACCGGAGCCCTCAACCCGCACGGCGGACCACAGGCCTCCGACCGGCTGCGGGGCGGGCGACTGCTCGGGCCGATGGAGCGGGTCTTCATCCTCGGCCTGGGGCTGGCCGGCCAGGTCACCGCCGCCAGCATCGTGATCGCCGCCAAGGGACTGATCCGGTGGCCCGAGCTGCAGAAGGCAACCCGCGACAGCGAACGCCTGGAGCGTGACACCGAGCGCCGGGAGCGCGCGAGCGAGCGCCGGGAGCGTGACACCGAGCGCCGGGACGGGGCGGGGCCCACCGGCGACAGCATCCCGCGCCCGGTGGCGAGCATCGACCAGGTGACCGAATACTTCCTCATCGGCAGCTTCGTCAGCTGGCTGCTCGCGCTGTCCGCCCTGGTCGTCGCCCACCTGTCCTGAGGTCGCGACGACCAGGGCGTCCTCAGCGGGGCGCGCGGGCTCAGGCGTCGATGACGATCGGGATGATCATCGGACGGCGACGCAGCTTGCCTCCGACGAAGGACCCGACGGTGCGCCGGATCACCTGCTGGGTCTGGTGCGTGTCGGTCACGCCGTTCTGGCGCGCCTCCTCGAGGGCGGCCTCCAGCTTGGGGCGCACCTTGTTGAAGACGGCCGCGTCCTCGGCGAAGCCGCGGGTCTGGATCTCGGGACCGGCGGCGATCTTGCCAGTGGAGGCGTCGCGCACCACGATCACGGTGATGAAGCCCTCGTCCCGCAGGATCCTGCGGTCCTTGAGCAGACCCTCAGTCGTGCCACCGACCGACGACCCGTCGACATAGATGTAGCCCACGTCGACGCTGCCGGCGATCTCCGCCTTGCCGTCGACGAGATCGACCACGACGCCGTCCTCGGCCAGGATCACGTTGCTGGCGGGGATCCCGGTGGCGACCGCCAAATCGCCGTTGGCCACGAGGTGGCGCCACTCACCGTGCACCGGCATGACGTTCTTGGGGCGCACGATGTTGTAGCAGTAGAGCAGCTCGCCAGCGCTGGCGTGACCGGACACGTGGACCATGGCGTTGCCCTTGTGCACGACGTTGGCCCCGATCCGGGTGAGGCCGTTGATGACCCGGTAGACGGCGTTTTCGTTGCCAGGGATCAGCGACGAGGCCATCAGGACGGTGTCGCCGTCGCCCACCTCGATCTTGTGGTCCCGGTTGGCCATCCGGGACAGGGCCGCCATCGGCTCGCCCTGTGAGCCCGTGCAGATCAGCACCTGCTGGTCATCGGGCAGCCTCGAGAGGCGACCCAGGTCGACCAGCACGCCGTCCGGCACCTTGAGATAGCCCAGCTCCTGGGCGATGCCCATGTTGCGCAGCATCGAGCGGCCGACCATGGCGACCTTGCGGCCCGACTCCTCAGCAGCATCGAACACCTGCTGGACCCGGTGCACATGGGAGGAGAAGCAGGCGACGATGATCCTGCGCTCGGCCCGGTGGAAGACCCGCTCGATGGCGGGGGCGATGTTGCGCTCCGGGGTGGTGAAGCCCGGGACGTCGGCGTTGGTGGAGTCGGTCATGAACAGGTCGACACCCTCCTCACCGACCCGGGCGAAGGCCCGCAGGTCGGTGATCCGGTTGTCGAGCGGCACCTGGTCCATCTTGAAGTCGCCGGTGTGCAGGATCGTGCCGCCCGGCGTGCGCACGAAGACCGCGAGCGCGTCCGGGATCGAGTGGTTCACCGCAATGAACTCGCAGTCGAAGGGCCCGAACTTCTCGCGGTCGCCCTCGCGCACTCCCCGGGTGCGCGGGGTGATCTTGTGCTCCTTGAGCTTGGCCTCGATCAGGGCCAGGGTCAGCTGTGAGCCGACCAGGGGGATGTCGGCACGGTTGCGCAGGAGGTAGGGCACCGCGCCGATGTGGTCCTCGTGACCGTGAGTCAGCACGATGGCGACGATGTCGCCCCAGCGACCCTCGAGATACTCGAAGTCCGGGAGGATCAGGTCGACGCCAGGGTGTTCGTCCTCGGGGAAGAGCACGCCGCAGTCAATGATCAACAACTTGCCAGCATGCTCCACGACCGCCATGTTGCGACCGATCTCCCCCAGCCCACCCAGCGCGACGACTCGCACGCCGTTCTTGGCCAGCGGTCCAGGGGTGTCAAGTTCAGGATGCGGATGACTCATGCCGCTAGGTTACGGCTCCGGCGCTCCCTGGTCGCGCGGCGGTGGTGCGGGACCAGCGGTCGACCATGGTTTGCACGTCGGGGGCAGGCATCCTCTGACGTAGGCGACCGCGCCGCCACCCGCTCGGGGGGTCCGGGTGACGGCGCGATCAGGACTAACTGTCGCTCAGTCCCATTGGATAAACCATACCACTTGGCTGTGACGTGCATCACACTCGCGGCCACCTCAGGTTTCGCCGTCTGTGAAGCTGTCACCAAGGCACCGTCGGCACCCGCCACTACAGTGCTGCCATGCGCCAGTACCTCGACCTCCTGCACCGCGTCCGTTCCGAGGGCGTCCGCAAGGATGACCGCACCGGCACGGGCACGCTGTCCGTGTTCGGTCACCAGATGCGGTTCGACCTGACCGAGGGCTTCCCCGTGCTGACGACCAAGAAGCTCCATCTGCGCTCGATCACCGGCGAGCTGCTGTGGTTCCTGCGCGGGGACACCAACATCGCGTGGCTGCACGAGCGCAAGATCAGCATCTGGGACGAGTGGGCCGACGAGCACGGCGACCTCGGTCCCGTCTATGGACACCAGTGGCGCTCCTGGCCCACCCCGGACGGTCGCACGGTCGACCAGATCGCCCGGGTCATCGACTCCCTGCGCACCAACCCAGACTCACGCCGCCACATCGTCTCGGCCTGGAACGTCGCCGACGTCGACAGCATGGCGCTGCCTCCCTGTCACACGATGTTCCAGTTCTATGTCTCGCCGGGGGTCGAGGGCGGCCGTGGCCGCCTGT from Ornithinimicrobium cryptoxanthini includes these protein-coding regions:
- a CDS encoding SatD family protein translates to MARQSSPARATLLGDVIGSRVASDRKALHDQLSAALDQVSTEVDALDDLKVIAGDEFQATFAAVGEALYAALLLRLRLDPDIDVRIGVGWGPVTVLDAAHSTQDGPGWWAARAAIEWVEERQGVVGFERVRTAYRPAPDPDGPRAEQTPAVVGPSAAAVNAALLCQDHLVGSMDQRSRFILEGLMHGRTQTQLAQELGLTRQAVNQRRKHDGLAIAVEAARSLRSVQ
- a CDS encoding ribonuclease J, whose protein sequence is MSHPHPELDTPGPLAKNGVRVVALGGLGEIGRNMAVVEHAGKLLIIDCGVLFPEDEHPGVDLILPDFEYLEGRWGDIVAIVLTHGHEDHIGAVPYLLRNRADIPLVGSQLTLALIEAKLKEHKITPRTRGVREGDREKFGPFDCEFIAVNHSIPDALAVFVRTPGGTILHTGDFKMDQVPLDNRITDLRAFARVGEEGVDLFMTDSTNADVPGFTTPERNIAPAIERVFHRAERRIIVACFSSHVHRVQQVFDAAEESGRKVAMVGRSMLRNMGIAQELGYLKVPDGVLVDLGRLSRLPDDQQVLICTGSQGEPMAALSRMANRDHKIEVGDGDTVLMASSLIPGNENAVYRVINGLTRIGANVVHKGNAMVHVSGHASAGELLYCYNIVRPKNVMPVHGEWRHLVANGDLAVATGIPASNVILAEDGVVVDLVDGKAEIAGSVDVGYIYVDGSSVGGTTEGLLKDRRILRDEGFITVIVVRDASTGKIAAGPEIQTRGFAEDAAVFNKVRPKLEAALEEARQNGVTDTHQTQQVIRRTVGSFVGGKLRRRPMIIPIVIDA
- a CDS encoding thymidylate synthase, with the translated sequence MRQYLDLLHRVRSEGVRKDDRTGTGTLSVFGHQMRFDLTEGFPVLTTKKLHLRSITGELLWFLRGDTNIAWLHERKISIWDEWADEHGDLGPVYGHQWRSWPTPDGRTVDQIARVIDSLRTNPDSRRHIVSAWNVADVDSMALPPCHTMFQFYVSPGVEGGRGRLSCQLYQRSADIFLGVPFNIASYALLTHMIAQVTDLEVGEFVHTLGDAHLYLNHQEQAEEQLTRQPGPLPTLWLNPEVRAIDEFDLADIEVRDYVAAPTIKAPIAV